In a single window of the Neospora caninum Liverpool complete genome, chromosome VIIa genome:
- a CDS encoding putative CMGC kinase, Dyrk family: MATASASRENGSEEEALAALRRVLQAWSGSPQASAGEPESDVEGTDARALKNAAFLDSLLQLVAQLERLNGDAGRSERGILSDALCAGDARHLEPVAGEPCAQSEASAAVCGLLTSELPLSVAESHAYVRRLLHRQQLERLEPSGRDCRPRPESLPGTGAVSEPKREMPCFPLSRGEVEPAGLRRAGSLPSPAALFRPSPASLLVASPSARYCPKRPRHAPPASPPQLDDSFIRAILSGEHRPLQRRTEEARRAREKHVKDEAMNGIDADALKREHCERWKAHVGGLFIPIFDTDDEYRDDYDPGYRILDLAEAHYIHDCHTFRQNPVDLVGGLSACSRRPRLSAHLERIYASRRSASLRDVRLEASRCAAAAAASGVKSEGPGEASQLPGSCYAAPHAGSGERRGSPQFGAWGSASGAGGQEPRLGEGRTSRVGPRPAFAPSGPGTGASGAGRSASPSFGLREDQELETARKDSHCVFEFRRDPAESARDASQRGKEAGREPRAVSLEDELADCTVQVSSVFSTSKSPFASSPAPEETDGAGPAAGSGGSFALTPSARGSRPAVPGAETRAVRVETPAGGGDRSTLSTAEEEQLAAYEREMKVCQAWRDRYCNGDPAAFRARQQSTRSAYILSFEGCRDAEPAERVAPSLASDGLAPFLRPLYPKSDDAFYPVRVLPFSRRAGHSDRRSASRSVDREELVREETRTDGAEAGESERANKAAKASDALSQQGGVGATRAPRTSGAEDRGEDAPGIEGAQTDSAKRRMQRDSVVATQAAQGHGARDNGAPAIVYDCFHLKVVFERGRTGFEDHRELVLPPGTLLAGRYQVEKEVGRAAFSRCLRCIDTVTNRQVCLKVIRNEKEYMDQSLDEVKTLRFLSANGDPDALHFLRLCDFFYHREHLVLVTELLSQNLYEFSSFFRKNHLPSFWTVGKIQRVAQELLVALRFVHSLNVVHCDLKPENILLQPQAITDTRFYKTLSQQQPSAVVAQVFDERACRERDLASDREGLAVLARNGAVGTAHASPLSPFSLQYGSSASGPAPGVSKSLSPEAGLHAPVSVKLIDFGNSCLTSDPLITYVQSRSYRAPEVLLELPYDTKIDIWSLGCVLFELWTSVVLFMNDSVHSLLARIVGIIGQLPWYMVEKSPKKEEFFDSDGYLYVVLPSENGEWSPGGEAKGKGVRSREDEKSREEGDTDGKRSGRDASMDAPGRMLRFLLPKRTSLRQRMRATDEVFIDFLEKMLIIDPAQRWDANQLLSHPFLDKHRYADGL; the protein is encoded by the exons ATGGCGACCGCCTCGGCGAGTCGAGAAAAcggcagcgaggaggaagcgctcgccgcgctccgCCGGGTGTTGCAGGCCTGGTCGGGGTCTCCCCAGGCGTCGGCGGGGGAGCCCGAAAGCGATGTCGAAGGGACGGACGCACGCGCCCTGAAGAATGCGGCCTTCCTTGACTCCCTGCTACAGCTCGTCGCGCAGTTGGAGCGTCTcaacggcgacgcaggcagatCCGAGAGAGGCATTCTCAGCGACGCCCTCTGCGCCGGGGACGCGAGACACCTGGAGCCTGTCGCAGGTGAGCCGTGCGCACAGTCCGAGGCCAGCGCAGCCGTCTGCGGCCTCTTGACCTCGGAGCTTCCCCTCTCCGTTGCCGAGTCGCACGCCTACGTCAGGCGTCTTCTGCATCGCCAGCAGCTGGAGCGTTTGGAACCTTCCGGCCGAGACTGCCGACCACGCCCGGAGAGCCTCCCTGGGACCGGGGCTGTCTCCGAACCGAAACGGGAGATGCCGTGCTTCCCCTTGTCTCGAGGCGAGGTGGAGCCGGCGGGGCTGCGCCGTGCAGGCAGCCTCCCGTCGCCGGCTGCGCTCTTTCGaccttcgcctgcctcgctgctGGTGGCGTCGCCCTCCGCACGGTACTGTCCGAAGAGACCCCGGCACGCGCCGCCGGCGAGTCCGCCGCAGCTGGACGACAGTTTCATCCGAGCAATCCTCTCGGGCGAACACAGGCCGCTGCAACGCCGAACGGAAGAGGCAAGACGCGCTCGCGAGAAACACGTCAAGGACGAGGCGATGAATGGAATCGACGCCGACGCCCTCAAACGCGAACACTGCGAACGGTGGAAAGCCCACGTCGGCGGCCTCTTCATCCCCATCTTCGACACAGACGACGAATACCGAGACGACTACGACCCTG GTTACCGAATCTTGGACTTGGCTGAAGCTCACTACATTCACGACTGCCACACGTTCCGGCAGAACCCCGTGGATTTGGTGGGGGGTCTATCTGCATGTAGCCGCCGGCCGCGGCTCTCTGCGCACCTCGAGCGGATCTACGCGAGTCGGCGAagcgcgtctctgcgagaCGTGCGCCTCGAGGCTTCGCGGTgcgcggctgctgccgccgcctcgggaGTCAAGAGCGAAGGTCCAGGCGAGGCCTCGCAGCTGCCAGGATCCTGCTACGCCGCCCCGCATGCGGGCAGCGGGGAGCGTCGAGGCTCGCCGCAGTTCGGCGCCTGGGGCAGCGCCTCCGGCGCGGGGGGACAGGAGCCACGGCTCGGCGAGGGCAGGACTTCCCGCGTGGGCCCTCGCCCCGCGTTCGCTCCAAGCGGTCCAGGGACAGGAGCCAGCGGGGCCGGGCGGTCGGCTTCCCCGTCGTTTGGTCTCCGAGAGGACCAGGAACTGGAGACTGCGCGCAAAGACTCGCACTGCGTCTTTGAGTTTCGTCGCGAtcctgcagagagcgcgagggaCGCGTCgcagagggggaaggaggCCGGTCGGGAACCGCGggctgtctccctcgagGACGAGCTGGCCGACTGCACCGTGCAGGtttcctccgtcttttcgACGTCGAAGTCGCCCTTCGCCAGCAGCCCCGCgcccgaagagacagacggtgCCGGCCCCGCCGCTGGGTCTGGTGGCTCTTTTGCGCTCACGCCGTCAGCGCGAGGCTCCCGGCCGGCCGTCCCGGGGGCGGAGACCCGCGCGGTGCGCGTGGAGACGCCTGCAGGCGGGGGTGACCGGAGTACCTTGTCGAccgcggaagaggagcaacTCGCCGCGTACGAGAGAGAAATGAAAGTCTGCCAGGCGTGGCGGGATCGGTATTGCAACGGAGACCCTGCCGCGTTTCGCGCGCGTCAACAGTCCACTCGGTCCGCCTACATTCTCTCGTTTGAGggctgcagagacgccgagccgGCCGAGCGagtcgcgccttctctcgcgagcgacggcctcgccccGTTCTTGCGGCCCCTGTACCCCAAGAGTGACGATGCCTTTTACCCAGTGCGCgtcctgcctttctcgcgccgcgccgGGCACAGCGACAGGCGCTCAGCGTCCAGAAGcgtcgacagagaagagctcGTGCGCGAGGAGACCCGGACGGACGGCGCGGAAGCtggcgagagcgagcgcgcAAACAAGGCCGCGAAAGCGAGCGACGCGTTGTCCCAGCAGGGGGGCGTcggcgcgacgcgcgcgccccggaccagcggcgccgaggacaggggcgaggacgcgccggGGATCGAGGGTGCCCAGACGGACTCGGCGAAACGCCGAATGCAACGGGACAGCGTAGTCGCGACGCAGGCTGCGCAAGGACATGGGGCGAGAGACAACGGCGCGCCGGCGATCGTCTACGACTGCTTCCATCTCAAAGTGGTCTTTGAGCGCGGGCGCACCGGCTTCGAAGACCACCGGGAACTCGTCCTCCCGCCGGGCACGCTTCTCGCGGGCCGGTACCAGGTCGAGAAAGAA GTGGGCCGGGCTGCTttctcgcggtgtctccggtgCATCGACACCGTGACGAACCGACAGGTGTGCCTGAAG gTGATTCGGAATGAGAAGGAGTACATGGATCAGTCTTTGGACGAGGTGAAGACGCTGCGTTTTTTGAGTGCGAACGGGGACCCTGACGCGTTGCATTTTTTGCGTCTGTGCGACTTCTTCTACCACCGCGAGCACTTGGTGTTAGTCACCGAGCTGCTTTCTCAGAATCTCTACgagttctcttccttcttccggaAGAACCACTTGCCGTCGTTCTGGACGGTCGGGAAGATTCAGCGCGTCGCCCAGGAGCTGCTGGTTGCCTTGCGCTTCGTCCACTCCCTCAACGTCGTGCACTGCGACTTGAAGCCGGAAAACATTCTGCTGCAGCCCCAGGCGATCACCGACACGCGCTTCTACAAGACTCTCTCGCAGCAACAGCCGAGCGCAGTTGTCGCGCAGGTGTTTGACGAGCGCGCgtgccgcgagagagacctCGCCTCCGACCGAGAAGGCCTCGCTGTCCTTGCCAGGAACGGAGCTGTCGGGACTGCGcacgcgtcgccgctgtcgccgttCTCCCTCCAGTACGGGTCTTCCGCGTCCGGCCCCGCCCCGGGTGTCTCCAAGTCCCTGTCTCCAGAGGCcggtttgcatgcgccggtGTCGGTGAAGCTGATCGATTTCGGGAACAGTTGCTTGACTTCCGACCCGTTGATCACGTACGTCCAGTCGCGGAGTTACCGGGCGCCTGAGGTGTTGCTGGAGCTGCCGTATGACACGAAGATCGACATTTGGTCTTTGGGCTGTGTGCTGTTTGAGTTGTGGACGAGCGTCGTGTTGTTCATGAACGACTCCGTCCATTCGCTTCTTGCGCGCATCGTGGGAATCATCGGACAGCTGCCCTGGTACATGGTGGAGAAGAGCCCCAAGAAGGAGGAGTTCTTCGACAGCGACGGGTACTTGTACGTGGTGTTGCCTTCGGAGAACGGCGAGTGGTCGCCCGGCGGGGAGGCCAAGGGAAAGGGCGTGCGGagccgcgaagacgagaaaagtcgcgaggagggagacacagacgggAAGCGCAGTGGCCGGGACGCAAGCATGGACGCCCCGGGACGCAtgctccgttttctcttgccGAAACGGACCAGTCTGCGTCAGCGCATGCGGGCGACCGACGAGGTCTTCATTGATTTCCTGGAAAAGATGCTCATCATCGATCCCGCGCAGAGGTGGGACGCGAACCAACTCCTCAGTCACCCCTTCCTGGACAAGCACCGGTACGCAGACGGCCTGTAG